The Anolis carolinensis isolate JA03-04 chromosome 1, rAnoCar3.1.pri, whole genome shotgun sequence genome window below encodes:
- the ehf gene encoding ETS homologous factor isoform X1, with product MILEGTGRMSLNSVTSLLHEQPSWTDGYPPCNATGSFFGTQWHEIHPQYWTKYQVWEWLQHLLDTNQLDANCIPFQEFDISGEHLCNMNLQDFTRAAGTAGQLLYSSLHHLKWNGQFGSEMYPSQNIIVKTEQADPCAMTSWKDDNYFYDNGYGGTVELVDSKAYCRAQISINAANHQPIEDSSDVKKIAQEHTPKSHNKKHTPRGTHLWEFIRDILLHPEKNPGLIKWEDRSEGIFRFLKSEAVAQLWGKKKNNSSMTYEKLSRAMRYYYKREILERVDGRRLVYKFGKNARGWRENEN from the exons ATGATTTTAGAAGGAACTGGCAGAATGAGTCTTAATTCCGTCACAAGTCTTCTCCATGAGCAGCCATCCTGGACTGATGGATATCCGCCATGCAATG CAACTGGTAGTTTTTTTGGAACTCAGTGGCATGAAATACACCCACAATATTGGACAAAATATCAGGTCTGGGAATGGCTCCAGCATCTCTTGGACACCAACCAGCTCGATGCCAACTGCATTCCTTTCCAGGAGTTTGATATCAGTGGCGAACATCTGTGCAACATGAACTTGCAGGATTTCACCCGGGCGGCTGGCACAGCTGGACAACTTCTCTACAGCAGTCTTCACCATCTGAAGTGGAATG GTCAGTTTGGAAGTGAAATGTACCCATCACAGAACATCATTGTTAAGACAGAACAAGCAG ATCCATGTGCAATGACATCCTGGAAAGATGATAATTATTTTTATGATAATGGATATGGAGGCACAGTAG AATTAGTGGACAGCAAAGCCTATTGTCGAGCACAGATTTCAATTAATGCTGCTAATCACCAGCCTATCG AAGATTCTTCAGATGTTAAAAAAATAGCACAAGAACACACTCCGAAATCACATAACAAGAAGCACA ctcCTCGAGGGACACACTTGTGGGAGTTTATCCGAGACATCCTTTTACATCCAGAGAAGAACCCAGGATTGATTAAATGGGAGGATCGATCTGAAGGCatcttcagatttttaaaatctgaggCAGTAGCTCAGTTGTGGGGGAAAAAGAAGAATAACAGCAGCATGACTTATGAGAAACTGAGTCGTGCCATGag GTATTATTACAAAAGAGAAATTCTTGAACGTGTAGATGGCCGAAGACTGGTATACAAATTTGGGAAGAATGCTCGTGGTTGGCGAGAAAATGAGAACTAA
- the ehf gene encoding ETS homologous factor isoform X2, which yields MILEGTGRMSLNSVTSLLHEQPSWTDGYPPCNATGSFFGTQWHEIHPQYWTKYQVWEWLQHLLDTNQLDANCIPFQEFDISGEHLCNMNLQDFTRAAGTAGQLLYSSLHHLKWNGQFGSEMYPSQNIIVKTEQADPCAMTSWKDDNYFYDNGYGGTVELVDSKAYCRAQISINAANHQPIDSSDVKKIAQEHTPKSHNKKHTPRGTHLWEFIRDILLHPEKNPGLIKWEDRSEGIFRFLKSEAVAQLWGKKKNNSSMTYEKLSRAMRYYYKREILERVDGRRLVYKFGKNARGWRENEN from the exons ATGATTTTAGAAGGAACTGGCAGAATGAGTCTTAATTCCGTCACAAGTCTTCTCCATGAGCAGCCATCCTGGACTGATGGATATCCGCCATGCAATG CAACTGGTAGTTTTTTTGGAACTCAGTGGCATGAAATACACCCACAATATTGGACAAAATATCAGGTCTGGGAATGGCTCCAGCATCTCTTGGACACCAACCAGCTCGATGCCAACTGCATTCCTTTCCAGGAGTTTGATATCAGTGGCGAACATCTGTGCAACATGAACTTGCAGGATTTCACCCGGGCGGCTGGCACAGCTGGACAACTTCTCTACAGCAGTCTTCACCATCTGAAGTGGAATG GTCAGTTTGGAAGTGAAATGTACCCATCACAGAACATCATTGTTAAGACAGAACAAGCAG ATCCATGTGCAATGACATCCTGGAAAGATGATAATTATTTTTATGATAATGGATATGGAGGCACAGTAG AATTAGTGGACAGCAAAGCCTATTGTCGAGCACAGATTTCAATTAATGCTGCTAATCACCAGCCTATCG ATTCTTCAGATGTTAAAAAAATAGCACAAGAACACACTCCGAAATCACATAACAAGAAGCACA ctcCTCGAGGGACACACTTGTGGGAGTTTATCCGAGACATCCTTTTACATCCAGAGAAGAACCCAGGATTGATTAAATGGGAGGATCGATCTGAAGGCatcttcagatttttaaaatctgaggCAGTAGCTCAGTTGTGGGGGAAAAAGAAGAATAACAGCAGCATGACTTATGAGAAACTGAGTCGTGCCATGag GTATTATTACAAAAGAGAAATTCTTGAACGTGTAGATGGCCGAAGACTGGTATACAAATTTGGGAAGAATGCTCGTGGTTGGCGAGAAAATGAGAACTAA